A genomic stretch from Deltaproteobacteria bacterium includes:
- a CDS encoding cobyric acid synthase — MKYRPLMVLGTGSDVGKSIMVAALCRIFYQDGIRVAPFKAQNMALNSFITAEGAELGRAQVMQAQAAGLAPQVDMNPILLKPCMGRGCQVIVHGKVRANLGPDDYYGQKPRLVRQVMASFRRLQEAHELIILEGAGSAAELNLKKSDLVNFSMARRAGAAVLLVADIDRGGVFAATIGTFHLLTPSERRLLAGFIINKLRGDVSLFAEGVRIIQVRTKRPVFGVVPFIPDLNLPQEDSVALDQKLGRCPRNLTAALQIGVLRLPHISNYTDFDPLEQEPDVALHYLDHRHDLKAMDLVIIPGTKNTIADLGYLKQSGLFQRLRDYASNGGHLIGICGGYQILGLVVKDPLGVEGTTPEAEGLGLLPLVTTMAGDKTTTQVEARVTGLPGSVALLRGYEIHMGITEAVGPGQAVFEICRRLGESVWVPDGWISPDQRVWGSYLHGLFDNDDFRHSLLQQFRAHKGLSGELTSAFNFANGLEAEFNRLADIVRRHLDLDHIRGLIKP; from the coding sequence ATGAAATATCGTCCCCTGATGGTCCTGGGCACTGGCTCCGATGTCGGGAAGAGCATCATGGTCGCTGCCCTGTGCCGCATTTTTTATCAAGACGGCATCCGGGTGGCACCCTTCAAGGCTCAGAACATGGCCCTGAACAGCTTCATTACCGCTGAGGGCGCGGAATTGGGGCGGGCCCAGGTGATGCAGGCTCAGGCGGCCGGCCTGGCCCCGCAGGTGGATATGAATCCGATCCTGCTCAAGCCTTGCATGGGGCGGGGCTGTCAGGTGATCGTCCACGGCAAGGTCCGTGCTAACCTTGGGCCCGATGATTACTATGGGCAAAAACCACGACTGGTCCGCCAGGTGATGGCCAGCTTCCGCCGTCTGCAAGAAGCCCATGAGCTCATCATCCTGGAGGGCGCGGGCAGTGCCGCGGAACTGAATCTAAAGAAAAGTGATCTGGTTAATTTCAGTATGGCCAGGCGGGCCGGGGCCGCAGTGCTGCTGGTAGCCGATATCGATCGGGGCGGGGTGTTTGCCGCCACTATCGGCACTTTCCACCTGTTGACGCCCAGCGAGCGCCGCTTGCTCGCAGGATTTATAATCAACAAGTTGCGGGGCGACGTGTCCCTGTTTGCCGAGGGAGTCAGAATCATCCAGGTTCGAACCAAGAGGCCGGTTTTTGGCGTGGTGCCTTTTATCCCAGATCTCAATCTCCCCCAGGAAGACAGTGTGGCTTTGGATCAGAAGTTGGGGCGCTGTCCTCGAAACTTGACGGCCGCCCTGCAGATAGGGGTACTGCGCTTGCCGCATATCTCCAATTACACCGACTTCGACCCCTTGGAGCAGGAACCAGATGTCGCCCTGCATTACCTTGATCATCGCCACGACCTGAAGGCAATGGATCTGGTCATCATTCCAGGCACCAAAAATACCATTGCCGACCTGGGCTATCTCAAACAGTCCGGCCTTTTCCAGCGCCTTAGAGATTATGCCAGTAATGGTGGTCACCTTATTGGCATCTGTGGCGGTTACCAGATTCTGGGTCTTGTAGTCAAAGATCCGCTGGGGGTCGAGGGGACGACACCCGAGGCGGAAGGTTTGGGATTGCTGCCCTTAGTGACCACCATGGCTGGGGATAAAACAACCACCCAGGTTGAGGCCCGGGTGACCGGCTTGCCTGGCTCCGTTGCTTTACTAAGGGGATATGAAATCCACATGGGGATTACAGAGGCGGTTGGCCCCGGCCAGGCTGTGTTTGAAATCTGTCGACGCCTGGGTGAGTCGGTATGGGTGCCAGACGGCTGGATCAGCCCGGACCAGCGCGTTTGGGGCAGCTATCTCCACGGTCTGTTTGACAACGATGACTTCCGTCATTCTCTTCTGCAACAATTCCGGGCGCATAAGGGTTTAAGTGGGGAGCTAACCTCCGCCTTTAACTTTGCTAACGGCCTGGAAGCTGAATTCAATCGGCTGGCCGACATTGTTCGCCGCCATCTCGATCTGGATCACATCCGGGGGTTGATTAAGCCCTGA
- the gyrB gene encoding DNA topoisomerase (ATP-hydrolyzing) subunit B, which produces MTDYGADKIRVLGGLEAVRQRPAMYIGNTGPEGLHHLVYEVVDNSIDEALVGYCNNILVIIHPDNSVTVEDNGRGIPVDLHQTENLPAVEVVMTRLHAGGKFDHKTYKVSGGLHGVGVSVVNALSEYLEVEIRRDGKVYHQRYAKGFTVSALEVTGETKRRGTKITFKPDSDIFPDPVFNYDTLARRLRELSFLNRGVRINLEDERQLRKNEFYYEGGIQSFVTFLNRNKTPIHDEPIYLSGERQEVSIEVALQYNDTYNEQIFTYANNINTREGGSHLSGFKAGLTRSINQYASSSDLPKNLKEHLNGDDVREGLTGVISVKLPNPQFEGQTKTKLGNSEIKGLVENLVYEKLSTYLEKNPGIARRILAKVVDAARAREAARRAKELARKKGGLGELTLPGKLADCQERDPALRELYIVEGDSAGGSAKQARDRRFQAILPLKGKILNVEKARDDKMLQSQEIRTLITALGVGIDKDREDLDRLRYHRIIIMTDADVDGSHIRTLLLTFFYRRMEDLIKQEHLYIAQPPLYRLTRGNEKIYLKDEAAYKSHLLHRGVSKKKLQLNNGREISGPALIQYLGRVLTYQESFHRFEKRGADREILKKFIDLGLTEKEILRDRPKLEALAEILKAEFSLSVQLETDEEHHAWKLLVAPLEQGAANPSLIDWELLSGSDFQSLVRLRRGLAELRQPPYLLQEGARQWEIATLEEVLDLVLEEGKKGLTVQRFKGLGEMNPEQLWETTMDPETRTLLRVNIEDAVAADEIFTILMGDKVEPRRDFIQNNALEVTELDI; this is translated from the coding sequence ATCACTGATTACGGAGCCGATAAAATCCGCGTTCTGGGCGGTCTGGAAGCGGTCCGGCAACGCCCGGCGATGTATATCGGCAATACCGGTCCTGAGGGGCTGCACCACCTGGTTTATGAGGTGGTCGATAACAGTATTGATGAAGCCTTAGTTGGTTATTGCAATAATATCCTGGTAATAATTCATCCCGACAACAGTGTCACGGTGGAAGATAATGGCCGAGGCATCCCGGTTGACCTCCACCAGACCGAGAACCTGCCGGCAGTGGAAGTGGTGATGACCAGGCTGCATGCCGGGGGTAAATTCGACCATAAAACCTATAAAGTCTCAGGTGGACTCCATGGGGTTGGGGTGTCGGTGGTCAATGCCCTGTCCGAATATCTCGAGGTCGAAATTCGTCGGGACGGCAAGGTCTATCACCAGCGTTATGCAAAAGGTTTTACGGTCAGTGCGCTGGAAGTCACCGGGGAAACCAAGCGCCGGGGAACCAAAATTACCTTCAAGCCCGATAGCGACATCTTCCCAGACCCGGTTTTCAATTACGATACCCTGGCCAGGCGCCTGCGGGAACTTTCTTTCCTTAACCGGGGGGTCCGCATCAACCTGGAGGATGAGCGTCAACTCCGGAAAAATGAATTTTATTATGAAGGCGGTATTCAATCTTTTGTTACTTTTTTAAACCGCAATAAGACTCCGATTCATGACGAGCCCATCTATCTGTCCGGAGAACGCCAGGAGGTCAGCATCGAGGTCGCCCTGCAATATAATGATACCTATAATGAGCAAATTTTTACCTACGCCAATAATATCAATACCCGGGAAGGGGGCAGCCACCTGAGCGGCTTTAAAGCTGGCCTGACCCGCAGCATTAATCAGTATGCCAGCAGTAGTGATCTACCTAAAAATTTAAAAGAACATCTGAACGGCGACGATGTGCGGGAGGGGTTAACCGGGGTGATCAGTGTCAAGCTCCCCAATCCCCAGTTTGAAGGGCAGACCAAAACCAAGCTGGGTAACAGCGAAATCAAGGGGCTGGTCGAGAATCTGGTCTATGAAAAACTCTCCACCTATCTGGAGAAAAATCCTGGTATTGCCCGCCGTATTCTGGCCAAGGTGGTGGACGCCGCCCGGGCCCGGGAGGCCGCCCGCCGGGCCAAGGAGCTGGCCCGCAAAAAAGGCGGCCTGGGAGAGTTGACCCTGCCGGGTAAATTGGCCGATTGCCAGGAACGGGATCCCGCCCTTAGGGAGCTGTACATCGTGGAAGGGGATTCCGCCGGGGGTTCCGCCAAGCAGGCCCGAGATCGCCGCTTTCAGGCTATCTTACCCCTGAAAGGCAAGATTCTCAATGTTGAGAAGGCCCGTGACGATAAGATGCTCCAGAGCCAGGAAATCCGCACCCTGATCACCGCCCTGGGGGTTGGTATCGATAAAGACCGGGAAGATCTGGACCGCTTACGTTACCATCGCATTATCATCATGACGGATGCCGACGTTGATGGCTCCCATATCCGCACCTTGCTGCTGACTTTTTTCTATCGTCGCATGGAGGATTTGATCAAACAGGAACACCTCTATATCGCTCAACCTCCCTTATATCGTCTCACCCGGGGGAACGAGAAAATCTATCTGAAGGATGAGGCCGCTTATAAGTCCCATCTCCTGCACCGCGGGGTGAGCAAAAAAAAATTGCAGCTTAATAATGGCCGGGAGATCTCCGGCCCGGCCCTGATTCAGTATCTGGGGCGAGTCCTGACCTATCAGGAATCCTTTCACAGGTTCGAAAAACGGGGGGCGGATCGGGAGATTCTAAAAAAGTTCATCGATCTCGGTCTGACCGAAAAGGAAATTTTGCGGGATCGGCCTAAATTAGAAGCCCTCGCCGAAATTTTGAAAGCTGAATTTTCGTTATCGGTCCAACTGGAAACCGACGAAGAGCACCATGCCTGGAAACTTTTGGTAGCCCCGCTGGAGCAGGGGGCGGCTAATCCCAGCCTCATCGATTGGGAATTATTAAGTGGCAGCGATTTCCAGTCTCTGGTCCGTCTGCGGCGGGGCTTGGCCGAGTTGCGTCAGCCTCCCTATCTGCTCCAGGAAGGCGCTCGACAATGGGAAATTGCTACCCTCGAGGAAGTACTTGACCTTGTGCTCGAAGAAGGTAAAAAAGGCCTCACCGTGCAACGCTTTAAAGGACTGGGAGAAATGAATCCGGAGCAACTGTGGGAGACCACCATGGATCCCGAGACCCGGACACTCCTCAGGGTCAACATTGAAGATGCAGTGGCGGCTGATGAAATTTTTACAATATTGATGGGGGATAAAGTCGAGCCGCGGCGGGATTTTATCCAAAACAACGCCCTGGAGGTCACTGAACTGGACATTTAA
- the dnaN gene encoding DNA polymerase III subunit beta, with translation MKVQIDRDVLLQGVSRTQGIVDRRGTLPILGNLLFGAEKDQVNISATDLEVSFRGSYPAQVQEEGQLTVPAISFFNIIRELPSAPLDLQDTDNANLIIQLGEARYQLMGLPADQFPPLPTAETQQLVAFETQMLKEMFDRTSFSVSGDDMQYHLAGVYVEKITENDIIKLRLVSTDGHRLSLIDRVFAGAEQFGFAEGVIIPRKGIAEMQRLLADGEQGFLGLDRKTLILRQDNKFLYVRLLDKKFPDYRRIIPSEFRLRIVLPRRELFEALKRLSQLSSDRFKGVILKFNQDMLEIQYVNPEVGEGRERLPLWVPKSGAAVSEAETADQEAEFPIEIGFNARYLLEPLGVMASDRVIVEINDKDKPCRLQGENDPDYFCIIMPMSL, from the coding sequence ATGAAAGTACAGATTGACCGGGATGTGCTGTTACAGGGAGTAAGCCGGACTCAAGGGATCGTCGACCGGCGGGGAACCTTGCCCATTCTGGGCAATTTGTTGTTTGGAGCTGAAAAAGATCAGGTAAACATCTCGGCCACTGATCTGGAAGTCAGTTTTCGTGGGTCTTATCCGGCTCAGGTCCAGGAGGAAGGCCAGCTCACGGTTCCCGCCATTAGTTTTTTCAATATTATCCGTGAATTGCCGTCTGCTCCCCTCGACCTCCAGGATACTGACAATGCCAATCTGATTATTCAGTTGGGAGAAGCGCGTTATCAATTAATGGGTTTGCCGGCCGACCAGTTTCCGCCGCTCCCCACCGCCGAAACTCAGCAATTGGTGGCCTTTGAAACCCAGATGTTAAAGGAGATGTTCGACCGGACCAGCTTTTCGGTTTCCGGCGATGATATGCAGTATCATCTGGCCGGAGTTTATGTGGAAAAAATTACTGAAAATGATATAATAAAGTTACGTTTGGTGTCGACTGACGGTCATCGTTTATCTCTGATTGACCGGGTCTTTGCCGGCGCAGAGCAATTCGGCTTTGCCGAGGGGGTTATCATTCCCCGCAAAGGCATAGCCGAGATGCAGCGGCTATTAGCCGACGGGGAACAAGGTTTTCTGGGACTTGATCGCAAGACTCTGATCCTAAGGCAGGATAACAAATTTCTTTATGTCCGTCTGTTGGATAAAAAATTTCCGGATTACCGTCGCATTATCCCCTCAGAGTTTCGCCTTCGGATCGTTTTACCGCGGCGGGAGCTCTTCGAGGCCTTAAAAAGACTTTCCCAGCTTTCCAGTGACCGCTTCAAAGGGGTGATTTTAAAATTTAACCAAGACATGCTGGAGATCCAGTATGTTAATCCCGAGGTCGGCGAGGGCCGGGAGCGGTTGCCGCTATGGGTGCCGAAATCCGGGGCCGCGGTGAGCGAGGCTGAAACTGCTGACCAGGAGGCGGAATTTCCTATCGAAATCGGCTTTAATGCCCGGTATCTGTTGGAACCTTTGGGGGTTATGGCCAGCGATCGGGTGATCGTGGAGATTAATGACAAAGATAAACCCTGCCGTCTGCAGGGGGAAAATGACCCGGATTATTTCTGTATTATTATGCCCATGAGTCTGTAA
- a CDS encoding redoxin domain-containing protein, with protein sequence MRPRHRQNKLGLIVLLSIAIYLGWFCLLPARAQALSVGQPAPFFSVESGTQDRLTLDMVKGKVIVLFYETKEMVKKNKELKDNLTEFYHSQPEAIQSEVVRLVVIKCTSAQWPTTIFWKNKLYESSRRQHLTIYGDWTGKMFADYQMRDNESNFIIIDKESIVRFVKTGKVETKLIPEIKDLLLRLVKK encoded by the coding sequence ATGAGACCACGGCACCGGCAAAACAAACTCGGATTAATAGTTTTGCTATCAATAGCCATTTATTTGGGCTGGTTCTGCTTGCTACCTGCCAGGGCGCAAGCCTTGAGCGTTGGTCAACCGGCTCCTTTTTTTAGCGTAGAATCGGGAACCCAAGACAGACTGACCCTGGATATGGTGAAAGGTAAGGTAATAGTTCTTTTTTATGAAACCAAAGAAATGGTCAAAAAGAATAAAGAGCTAAAAGACAACCTAACCGAGTTTTATCATTCCCAACCGGAAGCGATACAGTCAGAGGTAGTAAGATTGGTGGTTATAAAATGTACAAGTGCCCAATGGCCAACCACAATATTCTGGAAAAATAAATTATATGAGAGTTCACGGCGGCAGCATTTGACCATCTACGGAGATTGGACCGGCAAAATGTTTGCTGATTATCAGATGCGAGATAATGAAAGTAACTTTATAATCATCGATAAAGAAAGTATCGTTAGGTTTGTAAAGACCGGAAAAGTGGAAACCAAGCTCATCCCGGAAATCAAAGACCTCCTTCTCCGACTTGTAAAAAAATAG